Sequence from the Maribellus comscasis genome:
AAACGACATAAAGATAATTCCTACAGGAGGAATAAATCTTGATAATATACAAAGGTTTCTGGATGCAGGTGTAGAAGGACTAGGTATCGGTAGTCCTTTATTTGACAATACGCTCATAAATTCCCAAAACTGGCTTGCGCTGGAAAACCACTTTTTAAAATTTACAAGAATTCTCCAAAACCATTACAAAAAAAACATAAAATGAAAGTAGTTATACAAAAAGACCTATTTGAACGTAGCTTTGAAGTCTTTTCGAATGCAGAAAAAACACACGGGATTCAGTTTATTCAAACCGAAATACTCGATGAGAATACTATGCTTAAACAGCATACTTCAGGTATAAATTGTTTTGTAATTGGTGCTGAAAAATATTCTCGTAGTTTTTATAACTCATTAAAAGAAGGTTCAGCCGTAATTCGTTATGGAGTCGGCTATAATGCGGTACCAATAGACATCTGTATCCAAAAAAATATAAAAGTTGCTTTTACGCCAGGAACATTAACGGATTCTGTTGCAGAACACACATTTGCTTTGTTATTGGGTGTTGTAAGAAAATTGCCGGAATTACATCAGTCAGTAAAATCCGGTAACTGGAAAGGATTAACCGGACTTGAATTAAAAAATAAGACAATTGCATTAATTGGATATGGGCAAATAGGACAGGCAGTAGCTAAAATTGCCAAGCTTGGCTTTGGAATGAAAGTAGTCGCATATGATATCAAAGAAATGAATAGTGATGATTTATTAGACAATTATTCTAATGATTTTAAATCAATCGTTAAGAATGCTGATATAATAAGTCTACATTTAGCAACTGTGCCTGACACACTAGGATTTATTAACAAAGAACGAATTGGAATGCTGAAAGATGGAAGCATATTCATTAACACAGCAAGGGGAGAATTAATAATTGAAAAGGATTTTTACGAAGCACTGGATACAGGCAAAATCAAAGCTGCCGGATTAGATGTATTTGAAAATGAACCCTATCATCCAAAATCTGAAGTAGATTTCAGAAAATTAGACAATGTTGTACTAACTCCGCATTGCGGCTCAAATACCATAGAAGCTAGTACCAGAATGGCAGAACTTGTTATTAGAAATATATTGGCATACTATTCTTCAAATGAAATGAACCTTATACCTGAAATTAAAAATAACCGTTAAAAAAAACATTTAAGATCGCTAAGGTCTCTCTCCAAATATTCGTTTCTATCTCTTTATAAATATACAAAAAATCAAGCTAAAATATTAGCTAAGGTAGAAAGTGGATACACTTTAATATTTTCCTACTTTTTTATAAATCTTTGTTTATGTTACCTATTGCATACAGAGGGCAAACATTCACTAATCCTATCTTTCCAAAATTTTCCAAAGATGTCCTGACTCCTAATTTGGTTTTTTTTAATTCCATAAACTGGTATAAGCTCTGCATTGCTCCCCTGGTACCTGCTTTTACTTCAACAGGAAGTATATCTCCCCGGTCAGAAACAACGTAATCGACTTCTGCCTGCGCACCTTTTTTTAGCCTCAGCCAATAGTAGAGTTCCCTTCGTTCGTAAGGGCTTCCGTTTTTTAACAGCTCTAATCCAACAAATACTTCCGACATTGAACCTTTATTTACTAAATCGATTTCTGATGAAAGTAAAACCGTTTTCATATCAAGATCAAGTAACCGTTCTAATAATCCGGTATCCAGGAACAGGAATTTTCTGAATTTTGGGTTTATCTCTGCCCCCAAAGGAAGACCGTTCGCAGCAGTATGGGTAACCGGGACAACGAGCCCTGCCATAGTCAGTAAATCCAACGCCTCTTTAATTTTAACAGATTCCACCTCTCCTGTAACTTGTGAATAAACGAACTTGCTTCCTGACTGGAGGGCTACTGACCGGAGTGTTTGTTGCAGAATAAGCGGGGATATCCTTTTTTTATATTTTGCGAAATCATCTGTATAGGTTTGTAAAATATCATTTTGAACCAGTCGACAATGAAGGTAATCGTTCTTCTCGATCCAGGTGCTTACCGATTCGGGCATTCCTCCAACCAACAGAAAAGTACGTAAAAGGTCTGTCAGCTTATTGTGCATAGGCAAAGAAAGTGGCTTTTCAGCAGAAGCGTTATTCTTTTCTTCTACTAATCCCTCTAATCCCTGGGCCTGAAGAAATTCATCAAAAGAAAAAGGATATAAAAACAGTGAACGAATCCGGCCTACCCCGAAAGAAGGGATTTCCTGCAAGGCAAATTCAAGCAAAGATCCTGCCGCCACGACATGGAGCTCCTGAAATTCTTCGTAAAAGAAACGTAAGGAAGCAATAGCAGGCAAACAAGCCTGTATCTCGTCAAAAAATAAAAGTGTTTTACCTGCAATAATCGAAATGCCGGATATTGCCGAGAGTTTTGTACAGATGTCTTTCGGGTTTATTGTTCCGGTAAAAAGGTTGGCAATATCGGGTTGACGTTCAAAATTTACTTCCAGAAAATATTCGAATGAACGCCCTAGATTGCGTATTGCAGATGATTTTCCCACCTGCCGTGCACCCCGTAGCAATAAAGGTTTATGTCTCACATCATCCTTCCATCCATTCAAATAGCGGTCAATACTCCTTGTAAAATATATATTTCCATTTTGCA
This genomic interval carries:
- a CDS encoding 2-hydroxyacid dehydrogenase: MKVVIQKDLFERSFEVFSNAEKTHGIQFIQTEILDENTMLKQHTSGINCFVIGAEKYSRSFYNSLKEGSAVIRYGVGYNAVPIDICIQKNIKVAFTPGTLTDSVAEHTFALLLGVVRKLPELHQSVKSGNWKGLTGLELKNKTIALIGYGQIGQAVAKIAKLGFGMKVVAYDIKEMNSDDLLDNYSNDFKSIVKNADIISLHLATVPDTLGFINKERIGMLKDGSIFINTARGELIIEKDFYEALDTGKIKAAGLDVFENEPYHPKSEVDFRKLDNVVLTPHCGSNTIEASTRMAELVIRNILAYYSSNEMNLIPEIKNNR
- a CDS encoding ATP-binding protein, with the translated sequence MLQNGNIYFTRSIDRYLNGWKDDVRHKPLLLRGARQVGKSSAIRNLGRSFEYFLEVNFERQPDIANLFTGTINPKDICTKLSAISGISIIAGKTLLFFDEIQACLPAIASLRFFYEEFQELHVVAAGSLLEFALQEIPSFGVGRIRSLFLYPFSFDEFLQAQGLEGLVEEKNNASAEKPLSLPMHNKLTDLLRTFLLVGGMPESVSTWIEKNDYLHCRLVQNDILQTYTDDFAKYKKRISPLILQQTLRSVALQSGSKFVYSQVTGEVESVKIKEALDLLTMAGLVVPVTHTAANGLPLGAEINPKFRKFLFLDTGLLERLLDLDMKTVLLSSEIDLVNKGSMSEVFVGLELLKNGSPYERRELYYWLRLKKGAQAEVDYVVSDRGDILPVEVKAGTRGAMQSLYQFMELKKTKLGVRTSLENFGKIGLVNVCPLYAIGNINKDL